Below is a genomic region from Prunus persica cultivar Lovell chromosome G3, Prunus_persica_NCBIv2, whole genome shotgun sequence.
CTGGCACTGAAGTCATAAAATACTTCCCACGATACAAAGAATCAACAACACGAATGGAGTCATAAGCATTGACCTGTGAATAAAGCAGCAATGTTTAGCTGTAATCATCAGATTTGATTGAAGTATTGAAATCACACGCTTTAACTTCTTCAGATCCAAATTTAAGCCAAAATATGCTAATCCTAATTTCTAAAGCCAAAACTCTGTTAAGTAATTTTGAAACAGTTCTTTTAATGTCTGGCACCTCCGCTTAAAAAGTGACAACAATGCCTTCAGGTTGATAcctcaacaaaaagaaaaccatctCTCCACTGTTAATAAAATCCTAAATCAAAGAATTCCTAATTGTACTTTAATTTGGCACACAACTTTAAGGTTATTCCAGCTGAGGACAACACAAAGTTAGAAATTGGAATATAAAATAGTTGTTGTCCCACATCCTAACAACCTAAACTTTTAAGAAATGGTGGCAAATCAAATGAATTtatcatggtatcagagcaggaGTAGTAGAAAGAGGCCCACATGCGAGGGGGATTGTCAGAATATACAATACACATACGAATTAACATGCACACATAGTGAAAAACCAACAAACTTTATCAATGAGAAATTATTCTCAGATTGCTAAATCATTAAGAAACTAACCTTTAAGACTCGTTCAAATGTTTGAAGCACGTCAATGATAAACTCAGTCATCTTTTCTCCTAAAAGGAACATCAAGAGATAATCAATACTAACGCATGCATAAGAGTGCACACACACTACAGATACGAATTAACATGCacacataaaaaaaagtcatagAATCCAAACCTGGGATATTTGTTATTCgggaaacatcttccatgctCAGTCCTTGGTCTCCAGCCGTCTGAATAGCACTGTAAATGGACCTGAAGACCTCGGGATGGATGGGActtgattgattttgagaaGAACATGATGGCAGCAAATGTTCAGCATACCGCACCATACCTTCCCAAGGCGAGTTGCTACAATTCTCTAATACACGGACAGTGCTGCTTGAATCAAGGATTTCTTTCATATGGTGAGAATGAGATAAAATATTCTGACCACAAGTACTATCTAGTTGATAACTCCCACCAATTTTTTTCACACAAGGTGTATCGTTTGTGAACAAATCTACAGCGTCGGCTGTAGAAAATGATGCACGATATACAGATACCTTGATACCTGGGAAACCTTTTTCTCGACGGGAAATAATTTCACCTTCTGCTGCCACAAATGATTTTAGCTTTTTAGTCTTATCACCATCTAAAAATTCATTGCTGTCAATTTTACGTTTTGAGCTTCTCAAATCTTCAGCCTCTCCCATGCCTTCATCTGGCAAGCATGGGGAAATTGACAGTTCACCTGAAGAAACTAGAGCAAACAAATGGAATATGTCCCCACACTGTAAATCTGCAGAGAGATCAATCCCCCCTTCCATAAgatctttctctctttcacgGAGCCAATGAGCGAATTTAGTAGCTCTCTTCCCAGAGTTAGTAGGAAATGGTGACATAGAAATATTATGCAAGAACTgttgtgagagagaaaagtgTTGACTGTCATTTCCCCCTACCTGCCAAATGAAATTTCATCAGGAATGAAACGTATACAGCtcataaattagaaaaacaggAATATACAAACATAGAGACAGTTTGATATAAAACATTAGGAATGAAACTATTTATGGAAAATAGAAagggaatttttttagatcttcACGTTCACTTCCCTATTACTACAAGACTAACATGAGcatgtaaaattaacaaaaCTCAAGGATCTACCATGATTTTTCTATCTCTAAGATAGTTGAAAGCTGCAAATAGATCACACTCTGAGTAACGCCGTAGAATTTCTGCGAGCAGATTCGGCACCTCTGGTGCTGTTGAGATACTCAAGAAGACAAGCTTAAACAGCTCTACAGCATTAGAAACGGCCAAAGATTTGTAGACTTGTGTACTAACATTAACTCCATGCAAAAGCTTAAAAAACTTTTCATTAAGGTGTTGACAGCATGATCTTCGTGCAGAAATTTTCAATCCTCTTCCACTATGGTTCTGAACATCCTCGTATGGAGTAGTTGATGCAATTAATTCAGATTCCTGCGGATCCTGAAGGTAGGTAAATAGTATTCAGTGAACTAGGCCAGCTTccaagtgaataaaattgcaGATGATATACAGATATTTGGATACTAAGGAAAAAAGGGACCAGAAACCGATCAAATAAGATACAATACCATTGCAAGTGGATATCAAAGAACACgaacacaaatatatatatatatatagagagagagagagagagagagagagagagagagagggaaacaCAGAGAGAATTAGTCAAACACATGACTCATTCAGCAACCTAATCACGCTCCACTAAAATCTATTTCGGATATGACAAGGCAACGTTAAGATTTATAAAATCTAAGGTGTAGGGATTCGATAATTACATATTCTTCAGCATTTGTGTTAAGATCTGACCAGTCCTGACAGGTAGATCCAACTCGTTTTGAGGCATCCAATTTAGCCATCCTCTTGTAGTGAAGGACCTCCTCAAGGGCTCTTTTAATGTTATTGTCATCAAAATCATCCCATGGTTCTTCCTGAACACCTGTCCCTTGATTATGATTACTGATATTAGGAAGATTTCTGTCATTATCTTCCCCCGTCGAACCTCGCAAAAGCAGCCTACAATCATCTTTGGTTAGTGATCTGTTCTGAGTCTTTTCCAGGAACTTTGCATATCGTTCACCAATCACGTTACACAGCCTCATTACAGCTATTCTAAATCTTTTGTTACTTTTGAGTAATGCCATTCGTTTTTGGCAGGTACTAGGAGGTGCTGGAAGGTCAGGAAGTGAAGTCCAATCTATCCTGTGATATTTTGGCCCAAGAGTTGCACGATGTCTTACATATTGGATAATCAATTGCCTGAAAGGATGATACCAATATAAGTGAAATGCAAATGGGTAACTAATGCTCAAATGCAAAGAACAAAAGGAatcatattcttttcttcttcatgatCAGATAAACCTGATAAAGTTTGTTGAATTACCACTATTCCCAAATGAAGTTGTTAGGAAATGAGCCAACAATTATTTAGTCTGACATTCCATTCACAAGTGAGCTTTTCTACATCACTAAAGACAAATATGTGGGATTCAACCAATATTGGAAGGTTAAAACCATGATAAACTTTGTTAGTTTACCACTATACCTAAAAGCTTAAGCTGTTTGGATGTCAGACAAAAATTACTTAACAATCTATCAAGACGACAAAGAAATCACCAACGCCAACAGAGTATACAGCTTACATGTATTAAATGGAggagaaaatattgaaatccCCCCTTCAGTCTTAAAAAATTGTGCTCTGTCTCATCTTTTGACCAAGAAAATTTAATGTGCAAACATCGATCAATCTCCTAGGCCAACAATAATAGAGGATCATATGCAGGGACCCATAGTTGAAAGATCCAACCATGCCTTTAATCACGATTGACCACACTGCTAGCTTTTATTGTTGGGTCTAGGACATTGACTGACACTTTTAATATATGATTGACTGCTAACTTCTAATTCATAATAAAGGCATAACTCCACCATGCTTTTAATATACGATTGAATGCATTTCTAGCTTTAACAGATTGTTCTTATGATCGGAAAATGTTTACATATCTGCTTTCTTATTGAGTACAGTGCTAGCCTTTATCAGCTTTTATCTGTAACATATGTAAACGAATGGAACGCCAATGGATATGTGTTGACTAGGACCTGTGTCAGTTGGTTGTCCTGTTGGGGGTTTAGGGAGCAACAGTTTTTGGTGTATTGTTACTGGGGAAGAGTTATCAAGGAAAAATCTGGAAACAAAGATAAAtatgttttcaaaaataaataattgaagtCTTAGTTTTAAATGCATGTGGAGCAACATGACAcaggaaaaatggaaaaggtaTAAAAAGGAAAGTAGCTGACATGCATCATCTACATCTTCTTCCCTTACCTATCAGCCTCCTCTGTCCACGAAAACCTCCGTTGACGTGTGGACtgcaacttttcttttttgtaagtACGTGTAGATTTCAAGTTTGAAAAACTACATTTGCTAATAATTGAATGGCACCCATCATCATCTTTGTTTGGTTCCGGTTCCTGCCCAGTTTCTAAATGATCAGCCAATGGTTCCAAATGTGTGTCATGCTTATCTGAAGAAATGACCAAGAGACTTTTTTCTTCAATGAATTGTTTTACAGAGTCAGATAATGTGGCATTCCCCTGCTCTTCCAACTGTGCAGTTACCTCATCAGTTTCAGTGAAGTTTACTGACTCTTGTTCAGAAGATCTCTTCCTTTTTCGTGAAACACGTCTACCTTTTTTAGGTTGAACTTCATCCCTTTTATTTTGCAATCCATGAAGACGTTGATGGCGCTTATCATAATACACACGAAGCACCTGCAAGTGACATTACAGGGACAAGCAAACATAaatgataaagaaaatatCGATTCAGATCGAAATGTTGATTTTTGCATAACAGGTTATTATTGATACAGCATGAAAGGGATAAGAAAGAGACGTAAGCAAATCGTAGCAAAATATAACCTGCTCCAGGGTCAAATTGAGATCCTTTGCAATCTTCCCACACTCTTTAAATGAAAGCTTTTCACTTGGATCATCCTTCTCTACTCGCTTTAAGAGCTCATCACGCTGAGCAGCTGTCATAACTCGAATTTTGGTCCATGACCTGTACAGGGACACCTgtggaaagaaaataagataatttTGCAGCTAAGTTGATCCACCAGTTCTTCCTATGGCAGTATTTGTACTCCAATATCAAGGCAATCCTAAGAAATACAAATTCATGTGGACTCCACCCAATAAAGGATACAACCACTGATAACCGGTAAAGGTATTCGTGTAGAATTTTAGCAAAAAATAATTGTACTATCTGAACTGAAATATATTTCTTGAAAAGTTAAAAGGTCGAACTCAATCTCCTGGGGTGTGTGCAAGAGAGCCTAGAGTTACAGGCAATAATCCAGTGCAAGACATATaattcaaaaactgaaaagggaaaaaccttgaaaaatataaaagaaacagCATACTATCAAATTTATGGTGGACTAAAAGTTTATAAGAACCCTCTACAaattttaagaagaaaaaaattcttaaagtGCACATACCTCATGTACAGCAGATCCAGGAAATGCATGTAAAGCAGCTCTTGGGTCAGCGGCAGCATAACAATACTCTAAAGTTTGCCAATACTCATCAACAGCTTCTCTATTTGACAGGACAAAATCATGTCTGATTCGTGGGCGAAGATCAACAGATCTAAAACTCAAAGATATTGCATCTTTTGAAAGTGGTTCCTCTATGTAAGGCTTAAACTCCAATGCATGTGTAGAAATGGCATGAGGAACTTTAATTGCATCTTTCAAATGTTCATCACTAACCATTCGAATCAactgcaacaacaacaaaaattagtTATTAGCATGCTAACGTAAATCTACAATGTGCAAGCAAACAAGCCTGTTCAACATGTCGCAATGCAAACCCACAAGGTGGACATAAAGGGTCCCTCTCTCCAAACTACAATGAACAGAAGTGAGGAATCAAAGAATAGGGTTTATGAATGATGAGAGTTTTATTTCCAGATATTTAATCGAATTTGAACCAGATATGAGGATCTGTTGCACAAGAACCACAATAAGAGATGCAGAACAATATAACAACTCAAAAATAAGCAATCTGATTATTGTACGCTCTGATTGGGTAATCTCATCCAAAGCTTTTGGCTGTCACCTTTTCAACGTAAAAATCACAAGTATCATAATTTCTGGTAGTATTTTCAGCACACTGGAGTCCAAATCAGATTTCTATAGTGGACCATTGCATATAAGATAAATAACATGTTCTGGACAATGACATCAGTGAGCTGCTTTCATGATTTTAGGGACACAAAACCCCAACAAATTTAAGTTCTACCAccaatccgtcaattccagtGCATGACCTTTGAAATGCCAAACATTCAGGGCTGATTTATGGGTTTAAATGCAGCAGACATATAACGAACCAATTTTGAATGCAACCAAACAATCATACCTTCAATCGCCGTAAAATTTCAATGACCAATGATAGCCTTCCAGTTGCATGGGTATCCATCAAAGACTTGTACTCGTCAGCTGAAAGGTCAGAAAGACACAAACCCCTCTTACACTTCTCAAGCatatcatcaatttttttagtgCAGCCCACAACTTGTAGAAACAGCTCAATTGGAATAGCCCTGATTGCTGCCTCTAGTGAAAACAATTTGCTTCTGCTGTGAGGATTTTTTAACTCAATGACATCTTTTCCAGATGCTAAAGCATCATCAGATCCTGTGGAACTAGAGAGGAAATCCCACAGGAAACTATGTAGCAGCTTTGCACGAATCATTTTTGCCAGAATAAATCCATTAGAGCGCATGGCTTCTGATCTCATGGCTCGGATATCTGTACCGACATGGTTCTGAGTCCTCTGAACATCTTTCAGTACAGGAAATGATCCACTTTTCTTCCATCGAGATGAGCACTGGCCCCGACTTTGAATCTCAAAAGACCTCCATGTATCATGAATTTCAGAAACTAGTTCAGGAGTTAAACTCTGAACAGATGGGTGCAGAACCACTAGAGTGGTACGACTACGACCACAATTTGTGACAACAGGGACGTTAATATGTATGCACTTGCAGTGCCCTAGTTCCTGAAGTTTCTTTAAAATTCGGTCAATAGTTTTCCTGTCTGTTGTTGTGCACTTGTCCTTCTCCAGACTCACAAGCCACCTATACAGCTCAGCTCTTAAAATAAACTTCTCGTCCTAGACAAGAGAACGAAAATAATAGATTTAGTTGTCAATATACAACAAGTAGATAAAAAAGAAGGCCAAGATAAGGCCTCAAGGTCATGGATGATGACAAGAACCTGTAGCCGCTCAAGTATCCTTTTTTCCCTTCTAGTGCTATCCTCGGTCAAAGACAGACATGGATACCTCGGATCTGATCCAGAACCAAGTGGCTTTAACGCAGCAGGTGGTGTTTCTAGTGAGGCACCATTTATTTCCACTGTGCTCAATAAACTAAGTTTACTGTCACAAGTAGTATCTTTTGGCTCAAGAAACAACGGTTGGGGATTTCCAGGACAAAGAAGCATATGGTTAGATTCACTATACCGAGGAGATCCACCAGAAGGCTCAGTATTAATGTATCTAATTTTCATGTTTCTGGAACCAGCAGTATCACCTTTCAAAGTTGAACAATCATAGGCTGAACGAGTTTGACTTTGACCT
It encodes:
- the LOC18783623 gene encoding uncharacterized protein LOC18783623 isoform X2 is translated as MDSILNSALAEICSELQNGLPLQTLWPRLDPSLSSSNLDLSPHFKQALWDALRSVPTLKFDAKNAPYGPADPSILSFEDAEKLNLKLVADEGLRDNFMGLYNVRSANASLSKIQRMALERLVTARTNGITQSQLAKELGIEGRNFHYAVKSLECQGLIVKQSALLKTKEAGDSPFVTTNMLYLYRHGKHLGSQQKIEITKEEQTRESFGNGNESPASGDNFAGKYVKEDVLVKDYLPEMKAVCDKLEEANGKVLVVSDIKKDLGYSGTPGGHKAWRKVCRRLKAAGIVELFDAKVNEKVECCLRFPENSTQMSLEPKSLSHVDDHCNEEQQVKYGKRKKCQITDQLVELPIEQQIYELIDSTGSEGLTRNEVLERLGINNKKNCNRLAGMWSRFGMNIQPEMHQKAKTYRFWTSVEHNSESANPFLNKSENANENKITDLYIGSSDALDRSGQSQTRSAYDCSTLKGDTAGSRNMKIRYINTEPSGGSPRYSESNHMLLCPGNPQPLFLEPKDTTCDSKLSLLSTVEINGASLETPPAALKPLGSGSDPRYPCLSLTEDSTRREKRILERLQDEKFILRAELYRWLVSLEKDKCTTTDRKTIDRILKKLQELGHCKCIHINVPVVTNCGRSRTTLVVLHPSVQSLTPELVSEIHDTWRSFEIQSRGQCSSRWKKSGSFPVLKDVQRTQNHVGTDIRAMRSEAMRSNGFILAKMIRAKLLHSFLWDFLSSSTGSDDALASGKDVIELKNPHSRSKLFSLEAAIRAIPIELFLQVVGCTKKIDDMLEKCKRGLCLSDLSADEYKSLMDTHATGRLSLVIEILRRLKLIRMVSDEHLKDAIKVPHAISTHALEFKPYIEEPLSKDAISLSFRSVDLRPRIRHDFVLSNREAVDEYWQTLEYCYAAADPRAALHAFPGSAVHEVSLYRSWTKIRVMTAAQRDELLKRVEKDDPSEKLSFKECGKIAKDLNLTLEQVLRVYYDKRHQRLHGLQNKRDEVQPKKGRRVSRKRKRSSEQESVNFTETDEEPEPNKDDDGCHSIISKCSFSNLKSTRTYKKEKLQSTRQRRFSWTEEADRQLIIQYVRHRATLGPKYHRIDWTSLPDLPAPPSTCQKRMALLKSNKRFRIAVMRLCNVIGERYAKFLEKTQNRSLTKDDCRLLLRGSTGEDNDRNLPNISNHNQGTGVQEEPWDDFDDNNIKRALEEVLHYKRMAKLDASKRVGSTCQDWSDLNTNAEEYDPQESELIASTTPYEDVQNHSGRGLKISARRSCCQHLNEKFFKLLHGVNVSTQVYKSLAVSNAVELFKLVFLSISTAPEVPNLLAEILRRYSECDLFAAFNYLRDRKIMVGGNDSQHFSLSQQFLHNISMSPFPTNSGKRATKFAHWLREREKDLMEGGIDLSADLQCGDIFHLFALVSSGELSISPCLPDEGMGEAEDLRSSKRKIDSNEFLDGDKTKKLKSFVAAEGEIISRREKGFPGIKVSVYRASFSTADAVDLFTNDTPCVKKIGGSYQLDSTCGQNILSHSHHMKEILDSSSTVRVLENCSNSPWEGMVRYAEHLLPSCSSQNQSSPIHPEVFRSIYSAIQTAGDQGLSMEDVSRITNIPGEKMTEFIIDVLQTFERVLKVNAYDSIRVVDSLYRGKYFMTSVPGICQKLEPPSERKPQRGNDGDSGCAHLQGDINMHVDDVHKVTFLNFPEEVCELSYKKQTSSELEGCMKGIEVSPRGDGEGESSKSSSGKLCVPILPWINGDGTINKIIYKGLRRRVLGIVMQNPGILEDEIIRRMDVLNPQSCRKLLELLILDKHISVRKMHQTTSNGLPPILRTLFGSSFTERKLVFREHFFANPTSTSLL
- the LOC18783623 gene encoding uncharacterized protein LOC18783623 isoform X1 yields the protein MDSILNSALAEICSELQNGLPLQTLWPRLDPSLSSSNLDLSPHFKQALWDALRSVPTLKFDAKNAPYGPADPSILSFEDAEKLNLKLVADEGLRDNFMGLYNVRSANASLSKIQRMALERLVTARTNGITQSQLAKELGIEGRNFHYAVKSLECQGLIVKQSALLKTKEAGDSPFVTTNMLYLYRHGKHLGSQQKIEITKEEQTRESFGNGNESPASGDNFAGKYVKEDVLVKDYLPEMKAVCDKLEEANGKVLVVSDIKKDLGYSGTPGGHKAWRKVCRRLKAAGIVELFDAKVNEKVECCLRFPENSTQMSLEPKSLSHVDDHCNEEQQVKYGKRKKCQITDQLVELPIEQQIYELIDSTGSEGLTRNEVLERLGINNKKNCNRLAGMWSRFGMNIQPEMHQKAKTYRFWTSVEHNSESANPFLNKSENANENKITDLYIGSSDALDRSGQSQTRSAYDCSTLKGDTAGSRNMKIRYINTEPSGGSPRYSESNHMLLCPGNPQPLFLEPKDTTCDSKLSLLSTVEINGASLETPPAALKPLGSGSDPRYPCLSLTEDSTRREKRILERLQDEKFILRAELYRWLVSLEKDKCTTTDRKTIDRILKKLQELGHCKCIHINVPVVTNCGRSRTTLVVLHPSVQSLTPELVSEIHDTWRSFEIQSRGQCSSRWKKSGSFPVLKDVQRTQNHVGTDIRAMRSEAMRSNGFILAKMIRAKLLHSFLWDFLSSSTGSDDALASGKDVIELKNPHSRSKLFSLEAAIRAIPIELFLQVVGCTKKIDDMLEKCKRGLCLSDLSADEYKSLMDTHATGRLSLVIEILRRLKLIRMVSDEHLKDAIKVPHAISTHALEFKPYIEEPLSKDAISLSFRSVDLRPRIRHDFVLSNREAVDEYWQTLEYCYAAADPRAALHAFPGSAVHEVSLYRSWTKIRVMTAAQRDELLKRVEKDDPSEKLSFKECGKIAKDLNLTLEQVLRVYYDKRHQRLHGLQNKRDEVQPKKGRRVSRKRKRSSEQESVNFTETDEVTAQLEEQGNATLSDSVKQFIEEKSLLVISSDKHDTHLEPLADHLETGQEPEPNKDDDGCHSIISKCSFSNLKSTRTYKKEKLQSTRQRRFSWTEEADRQLIIQYVRHRATLGPKYHRIDWTSLPDLPAPPSTCQKRMALLKSNKRFRIAVMRLCNVIGERYAKFLEKTQNRSLTKDDCRLLLRGSTGEDNDRNLPNISNHNQGTGVQEEPWDDFDDNNIKRALEEVLHYKRMAKLDASKRVGSTCQDWSDLNTNAEEYDPQESELIASTTPYEDVQNHSGRGLKISARRSCCQHLNEKFFKLLHGVNVSTQVYKSLAVSNAVELFKLVFLSISTAPEVPNLLAEILRRYSECDLFAAFNYLRDRKIMVGGNDSQHFSLSQQFLHNISMSPFPTNSGKRATKFAHWLREREKDLMEGGIDLSADLQCGDIFHLFALVSSGELSISPCLPDEGMGEAEDLRSSKRKIDSNEFLDGDKTKKLKSFVAAEGEIISRREKGFPGIKVSVYRASFSTADAVDLFTNDTPCVKKIGGSYQLDSTCGQNILSHSHHMKEILDSSSTVRVLENCSNSPWEGMVRYAEHLLPSCSSQNQSSPIHPEVFRSIYSAIQTAGDQGLSMEDVSRITNIPGEKMTEFIIDVLQTFERVLKVNAYDSIRVVDSLYRGKYFMTSVPGICQKLEPPSERKPQRGNDGDSGCAHLQGDINMHVDDVHKVTFLNFPEEVCELSYKKQTSSELEGCMKGIEVSPRGDGEGESSKSSSGKLCVPILPWINGDGTINKIIYKGLRRRVLGIVMQNPGILEDEIIRRMDVLNPQSCRKLLELLILDKHISVRKMHQTTSNGLPPILRTLFGSSFTERKLVFREHFFANPTSTSLL
- the LOC18783623 gene encoding uncharacterized protein LOC18783623 isoform X3 — translated: MDSILNSALAEICSELQNGLPLQTLWPRLDPSLSSSNLDLSPHFKQALWDALRSVPTLKFDAKNAPYGPADPSILSFEDAEKLNLKLVADEGLRDNFMGLYNVRSANASLSKIQRMALERLVTARTNGITQSQLAKELGIEGRNFHYAVKSLECQGLIVKQSALLKTKEAGDSPFVTTNMLYLYRHGKHLGSQQKIEITKEEQTRESFGNGNESPASGDNFAGKYVKEDVLVKDYLPEMKAVCDKLEEANGKVLVVSDIKKDLGYSGTPGGHKAWRKVCRRLKAAGIVELFDAKVNEKVECCLRFPENSTQMSLEPKSLSHVDDHCNEEQQVKYGKRKKCQITDQLVELPIEQQIYELIDSTGSEGLTRNEVLERLGINNKKNCNRLADALDRSGQSQTRSAYDCSTLKGDTAGSRNMKIRYINTEPSGGSPRYSESNHMLLCPGNPQPLFLEPKDTTCDSKLSLLSTVEINGASLETPPAALKPLGSGSDPRYPCLSLTEDSTRREKRILERLQDEKFILRAELYRWLVSLEKDKCTTTDRKTIDRILKKLQELGHCKCIHINVPVVTNCGRSRTTLVVLHPSVQSLTPELVSEIHDTWRSFEIQSRGQCSSRWKKSGSFPVLKDVQRTQNHVGTDIRAMRSEAMRSNGFILAKMIRAKLLHSFLWDFLSSSTGSDDALASGKDVIELKNPHSRSKLFSLEAAIRAIPIELFLQVVGCTKKIDDMLEKCKRGLCLSDLSADEYKSLMDTHATGRLSLVIEILRRLKLIRMVSDEHLKDAIKVPHAISTHALEFKPYIEEPLSKDAISLSFRSVDLRPRIRHDFVLSNREAVDEYWQTLEYCYAAADPRAALHAFPGSAVHEVSLYRSWTKIRVMTAAQRDELLKRVEKDDPSEKLSFKECGKIAKDLNLTLEQVLRVYYDKRHQRLHGLQNKRDEVQPKKGRRVSRKRKRSSEQESVNFTETDEVTAQLEEQGNATLSDSVKQFIEEKSLLVISSDKHDTHLEPLADHLETGQEPEPNKDDDGCHSIISKCSFSNLKSTRTYKKEKLQSTRQRRFSWTEEADRQLIIQYVRHRATLGPKYHRIDWTSLPDLPAPPSTCQKRMALLKSNKRFRIAVMRLCNVIGERYAKFLEKTQNRSLTKDDCRLLLRGSTGEDNDRNLPNISNHNQGTGVQEEPWDDFDDNNIKRALEEVLHYKRMAKLDASKRVGSTCQDWSDLNTNAEEYDPQESELIASTTPYEDVQNHSGRGLKISARRSCCQHLNEKFFKLLHGVNVSTQVYKSLAVSNAVELFKLVFLSISTAPEVPNLLAEILRRYSECDLFAAFNYLRDRKIMVGGNDSQHFSLSQQFLHNISMSPFPTNSGKRATKFAHWLREREKDLMEGGIDLSADLQCGDIFHLFALVSSGELSISPCLPDEGMGEAEDLRSSKRKIDSNEFLDGDKTKKLKSFVAAEGEIISRREKGFPGIKVSVYRASFSTADAVDLFTNDTPCVKKIGGSYQLDSTCGQNILSHSHHMKEILDSSSTVRVLENCSNSPWEGMVRYAEHLLPSCSSQNQSSPIHPEVFRSIYSAIQTAGDQGLSMEDVSRITNIPGEKMTEFIIDVLQTFERVLKVNAYDSIRVVDSLYRGKYFMTSVPGICQKLEPPSERKPQRGNDGDSGCAHLQGDINMHVDDVHKVTFLNFPEEVCELSYKKQTSSELEGCMKGIEVSPRGDGEGESSKSSSGKLCVPILPWINGDGTINKIIYKGLRRRVLGIVMQNPGILEDEIIRRMDVLNPQSCRKLLELLILDKHISVRKMHQTTSNGLPPILRTLFGSSFTERKLVFREHFFANPTSTSLL
- the LOC18783623 gene encoding uncharacterized protein LOC18783623 isoform X4, which codes for MVLVVSDIKKDLGYSGTPGGHKAWRKVCRRLKAAGIVELFDAKVNEKVECCLRFPENSTQMSLEPKSLSHVDDHCNEEQQVKYGKRKKCQITDQLVELPIEQQIYELIDSTGSEGLTRNEVLERLGINNKKNCNRLAGMWSRFGMNIQPEMHQKAKTYRFWTSVEHNSESANPFLNKSENANENKITDLYIGSSDALDRSGQSQTRSAYDCSTLKGDTAGSRNMKIRYINTEPSGGSPRYSESNHMLLCPGNPQPLFLEPKDTTCDSKLSLLSTVEINGASLETPPAALKPLGSGSDPRYPCLSLTEDSTRREKRILERLQDEKFILRAELYRWLVSLEKDKCTTTDRKTIDRILKKLQELGHCKCIHINVPVVTNCGRSRTTLVVLHPSVQSLTPELVSEIHDTWRSFEIQSRGQCSSRWKKSGSFPVLKDVQRTQNHVGTDIRAMRSEAMRSNGFILAKMIRAKLLHSFLWDFLSSSTGSDDALASGKDVIELKNPHSRSKLFSLEAAIRAIPIELFLQVVGCTKKIDDMLEKCKRGLCLSDLSADEYKSLMDTHATGRLSLVIEILRRLKLIRMVSDEHLKDAIKVPHAISTHALEFKPYIEEPLSKDAISLSFRSVDLRPRIRHDFVLSNREAVDEYWQTLEYCYAAADPRAALHAFPGSAVHEVSLYRSWTKIRVMTAAQRDELLKRVEKDDPSEKLSFKECGKIAKDLNLTLEQVLRVYYDKRHQRLHGLQNKRDEVQPKKGRRVSRKRKRSSEQESVNFTETDEVTAQLEEQGNATLSDSVKQFIEEKSLLVISSDKHDTHLEPLADHLETGQEPEPNKDDDGCHSIISKCSFSNLKSTRTYKKEKLQSTRQRRFSWTEEADRQLIIQYVRHRATLGPKYHRIDWTSLPDLPAPPSTCQKRMALLKSNKRFRIAVMRLCNVIGERYAKFLEKTQNRSLTKDDCRLLLRGSTGEDNDRNLPNISNHNQGTGVQEEPWDDFDDNNIKRALEEVLHYKRMAKLDASKRVGSTCQDWSDLNTNAEEYDPQESELIASTTPYEDVQNHSGRGLKISARRSCCQHLNEKFFKLLHGVNVSTQVYKSLAVSNAVELFKLVFLSISTAPEVPNLLAEILRRYSECDLFAAFNYLRDRKIMVGGNDSQHFSLSQQFLHNISMSPFPTNSGKRATKFAHWLREREKDLMEGGIDLSADLQCGDIFHLFALVSSGELSISPCLPDEGMGEAEDLRSSKRKIDSNEFLDGDKTKKLKSFVAAEGEIISRREKGFPGIKVSVYRASFSTADAVDLFTNDTPCVKKIGGSYQLDSTCGQNILSHSHHMKEILDSSSTVRVLENCSNSPWEGMVRYAEHLLPSCSSQNQSSPIHPEVFRSIYSAIQTAGDQGLSMEDVSRITNIPGEKMTEFIIDVLQTFERVLKVNAYDSIRVVDSLYRGKYFMTSVPGICQKLEPPSERKPQRGNDGDSGCAHLQGDINMHVDDVHKVTFLNFPEEVCELSYKKQTSSELEGCMKGIEVSPRGDGEGESSKSSSGKLCVPILPWINGDGTINKIIYKGLRRRVLGIVMQNPGILEDEIIRRMDVLNPQSCRKLLELLILDKHISVRKMHQTTSNGLPPILRTLFGSSFTERKLVFREHFFANPTSTSLL